The Bacillota bacterium DNA segment GTCTCAGTGGAGGCGGAGCTGGGGCGCATTGGCGGTACCGAAGAGCAGGTAAGTGTAAGCGAGCGCGAGGCGTTTTTCACTGATCCACAAGAGGCGGCGCTATTTGTGAAGGAAACGGGGGTGGATGCGCTAGCGGTTGCTATCGGCACTGCCCACGGACCTTATAAGGGAGAGCCCAAGCTGGATCTTCAGCGCTTGGAAGCGATTAGAGCCCTGACGCAGGTCCCCATTGTGCTTCACGGGGCGTCCGGGGTACCGGCTGATTCCATTCGGGCGGCAATAGAGCGGGGTGTGCGCAAGATCAATATCGACACCGATCTTAGGCAGACTTTTACCGCCCGCATGCGGCAGGTATTGGCCGAAAAACCGCAGGAGTACGATCCGAGAAAAGTCCTCGGTCCGGCCCGGGAAGCGCTGCAGCAAGCGGTGGCCGAGAAGATGAAGCTGTTTGGCTCCGCCGGAAAACTGCTGGACAAGAGCAGCGTCTGGTCTTAGACTAGGGGGTGAAGGGGGGATAGTGTGAAGATATTTTTGGATTCAGCCGATCTGAAGGAAGTGCGAAGAGCTGCCGGCTGGGGGGTCTTGTCCGGGGTAACCACCAATCCTACTCTGGTAGCGAAAGCGGGTGCACGCGATTTTAAGTCGGTGCTGGCCGAGATCTGCCAGTTGGTACCCGGTGCTGCCATCAGCGCCGAAGTGGTCAGCAGCGATACAGACAGTATGCTGAACGAGGCCCGGGAATTGGCAGTTGTTGATCCGCAAGTGGTAGTTAAGATCCCGGTAACCCCTGACGGCTTGGCAGCGGTAAAACAACTGGGCCAGGAAGGCATTCGTACCAATGTTACATTGGTGTTTTCCACCGCCCAGGCTATTTTGGCGGCGGCTGCCGGTGCTGATTTTGTCAGTCCGTTTGTGGGTCGATTGGACGATAGGGGCGAGGACGGACTCGGCTTGGTGGGCGAGATTATGACGGTGTTTAATACTTATCGGTACACCACCGAAGTGATCGCAGCCAGTATCCGAACCCCCCGGCAGGTGGTGGGGGCGGCTCTGGCCGGCGCTCATATCGCTACAGTCCCGTTTAAGGTGCTGCAACGGTTGTTTGAGCACCCCCTTACAGCCCAGGGGATAGAACGTTTTCGGGC contains these protein-coding regions:
- a CDS encoding class II fructose-1,6-bisphosphate aldolase; this encodes MNLVTLAEVLAQAEQGNYAVGAFNANNLEIVQAIIGAATSQRSPVIVQASQGALKYAGLEQITAMVKTAARGSHVPVCLHLDHGTDFDQVMRCIHAGFSSVMIDASAYPLADNIDRVKQVVAVARAVGVSVEAELGRIGGTEEQVSVSEREAFFTDPQEAALFVKETGVDALAVAIGTAHGPYKGEPKLDLQRLEAIRALTQVPIVLHGASGVPADSIRAAIERGVRKINIDTDLRQTFTARMRQVLAEKPQEYDPRKVLGPAREALQQAVAEKMKLFGSAGKLLDKSSVWS
- the fsa gene encoding fructose-6-phosphate aldolase, with the translated sequence MKIFLDSADLKEVRRAAGWGVLSGVTTNPTLVAKAGARDFKSVLAEICQLVPGAAISAEVVSSDTDSMLNEARELAVVDPQVVVKIPVTPDGLAAVKQLGQEGIRTNVTLVFSTAQAILAAAAGADFVSPFVGRLDDRGEDGLGLVGEIMTVFNTYRYTTEVIAASIRTPRQVVGAALAGAHIATVPFKVLQRLFEHPLTAQGIERFRADWELLQGR